Proteins from one Stenotrophomonas aracearum genomic window:
- the lptC gene encoding LPS export ABC transporter periplasmic protein LptC translates to MNLRTALGGLLLVAAVLSGWALLRDRDKAPEATGDDASRDYVLHDFEIVALDEQGRESTTLRAPLLERTRSDETMTIQTPLFLLPDRDGNHWELRSDTGWVSANGETLRLTGNVSGDSPRVPTVPPTTFRTEQLDVFPNENRATSDGLVTLTRPGMIQSGVGFALNSSDKTYQFLSQVKTRYTPRQ, encoded by the coding sequence ATGAACCTGCGTACCGCACTGGGGGGCCTGCTGCTGGTTGCCGCCGTGCTCAGCGGCTGGGCGCTGCTGCGCGACCGCGACAAGGCGCCGGAGGCGACCGGCGACGACGCCAGCCGCGACTACGTGCTGCACGACTTCGAGATCGTCGCGCTGGACGAACAGGGCCGCGAGTCGACCACGCTGCGCGCGCCGCTGCTGGAGCGCACCCGCAGCGATGAGACGATGACCATCCAGACCCCCCTGTTCCTGCTGCCCGACCGCGACGGCAACCACTGGGAACTGCGCAGCGACACCGGCTGGGTCAGCGCCAACGGCGAAACGCTGCGCCTGACCGGCAACGTCAGTGGCGACAGCCCGCGCGTGCCGACGGTGCCGCCGACCACCTTCCGCACCGAGCAGTTGGACGTGTTCCCCAACGAAAACCGGGCCACCTCCGACGGCCTGGTCACCCTGACCCGGCCGGGCATGATCCAGTCCGGGGTAGGCTTCGCCCTGAACTCCAGCGACAAGACCTATCAGTTCCTGAGCCAGGTCAAGACCCGTTACACGCCCCGCCAATGA
- the hpf gene encoding ribosome hibernation-promoting factor, HPF/YfiA family, with protein sequence MQIETYGKDVEVTPALHNYVEEKLSRIGKHFDRHCEVKVTLALRKNEHHVDASANIPGQTLHAEAGGQTMYAAIDLLADKLDRLVIKHKEKKHLHAPVPAPLGDNGG encoded by the coding sequence ATGCAAATCGAAACGTATGGCAAAGACGTGGAAGTGACCCCGGCCCTGCACAACTACGTGGAAGAAAAGCTCAGCAGGATCGGCAAGCATTTCGACCGCCACTGCGAGGTCAAAGTGACCTTGGCATTGCGCAAGAACGAGCATCACGTCGATGCCAGCGCGAACATCCCCGGGCAGACTCTTCACGCTGAAGCCGGCGGCCAGACCATGTATGCCGCGATCGATCTTCTCGCTGACAAGCTGGACCGGCTGGTGATCAAGCACAAGGAAAAAAAGCACCTGCATGCCCCGGTTCCGGCGCCCTTGGGCGACAATGGCGGCTGA
- a CDS encoding HPr family phosphocarrier protein → MLERELTVSNRLGLHARATAKLVQVLAPFRCNVTMAAKGREINAKSIMGVMLLAAGQGTPVTVRIDGEDETAAMDAVVALFERRFDEDS, encoded by the coding sequence ATGCTTGAACGTGAACTCACCGTATCCAACCGCCTGGGGCTGCACGCCCGCGCCACTGCAAAGCTGGTGCAGGTGCTGGCCCCGTTCCGCTGCAATGTGACCATGGCCGCCAAAGGCCGCGAGATCAACGCCAAGAGCATCATGGGCGTGATGCTGCTGGCTGCCGGCCAGGGCACTCCGGTCACCGTGCGCATCGACGGCGAAGACGAAACTGCTGCCATGGACGCCGTGGTGGCCCTGTTCGAGCGACGCTTCGACGAGGACAGCTGA
- the rapZ gene encoding RNase adapter RapZ, which translates to MSTPAPTAATLIIVSGLSGSGKTVALKTFEDLDYYCSDNLPINLLPDFVRSLLAGHDADAPRRLAVGIDVRGQSDLSQLSHWREDALAAGLDAQLLFFDATDEALLKRYADTRRRHPLSQLGLSLPEAIARERELTAPLRRAADAVIDTTALNVHQLRRKVVTEFALSHGNKLSLLFESFAYKRGVPAEADFVFDARVLPNPHWNPELRPMSGREAGVREYLDEQADVQRYVAQLIDFLDTWLPRLGNDTRSYVTVAFGCTGGKHRSVYLAERLARHARDQGWEEVATFHRELD; encoded by the coding sequence ATGAGCACCCCGGCCCCCACCGCCGCCACCCTGATCATCGTCAGCGGCCTGTCCGGCTCCGGCAAGACGGTCGCGCTGAAGACCTTCGAAGACCTGGACTACTACTGTTCTGACAACCTGCCGATCAACCTGCTGCCCGACTTCGTGCGCAGCCTGCTGGCCGGTCATGACGCCGACGCCCCGCGCCGCCTCGCGGTGGGTATCGACGTGCGTGGCCAGAGCGACCTGAGCCAGCTCTCGCACTGGCGCGAAGACGCGCTGGCGGCCGGGCTGGACGCGCAGCTGCTGTTCTTCGACGCCACCGATGAAGCCCTGCTCAAGCGCTATGCCGACACCCGGCGCCGGCATCCGCTGAGCCAGCTCGGCCTGTCGCTGCCCGAGGCGATCGCACGCGAACGCGAACTGACCGCGCCGCTGCGCCGCGCCGCTGATGCGGTGATCGACACCACCGCGCTCAACGTGCACCAGCTGCGCCGCAAGGTGGTGACCGAATTCGCACTGAGCCACGGCAACAAGCTCTCGCTGTTGTTCGAATCGTTCGCCTACAAGCGCGGCGTGCCGGCCGAAGCCGACTTCGTGTTCGACGCCCGCGTGCTGCCCAATCCGCACTGGAACCCCGAGCTGCGGCCGATGTCCGGGCGCGAAGCCGGGGTGCGCGAGTACCTGGACGAGCAGGCGGACGTGCAGCGGTACGTGGCCCAGCTGATCGACTTCCTGGACACCTGGCTGCCCCGCCTCGGCAACGACACCCGCAGCTACGTCACCGTGGCGTTCGGCTGCACCGGTGGCAAACACCGATCGGTGTACCTGGCCGAGCGCCTGGCCCGGCATGCGCGCGACCAGGGCTGGGAAGAAGTGGCCACGTTCCACCGCGAGCTGGATTGA
- a CDS encoding PTS sugar transporter subunit IIA, producing the protein MTCGILLVTHPGVGTSLLDVATRLLRHLPLKTEAFEVPFDADLDVLLPLASAALRRVDSGEGVLILTDLYGASPSNLAAQLARLGTPARRVSALSLPMLLRVMNYPEQGLDQLPATAAAGTRNGAIVDDA; encoded by the coding sequence ATGACCTGTGGCATTCTCCTTGTAACTCATCCCGGTGTAGGCACGTCCCTGCTGGACGTGGCGACCCGGCTGCTGCGGCACCTGCCGCTGAAGACCGAAGCTTTCGAAGTACCGTTCGACGCAGACCTGGATGTCCTGCTCCCGCTCGCCTCGGCCGCCCTTCGACGGGTCGACAGCGGAGAAGGTGTGCTGATCCTGACCGACCTGTATGGCGCCAGCCCGAGCAATCTGGCAGCGCAGCTGGCCCGCCTGGGCACCCCGGCACGCCGGGTCTCGGCGCTGAGCCTGCCGATGTTGTTGCGAGTGATGAATTATCCGGAACAGGGACTGGATCAACTGCCCGCCACTGCGGCGGCGGGCACTCGCAATGGAGCGATTGTCGACGATGCTTGA
- a CDS encoding KpsF/GutQ family sugar-phosphate isomerase, which yields MAVSPLPPSSTDPAALVASGRRVFEIERDALAAVAGRLGDDFSRACQLVLESRGRVVATGMGKSGHVARKIAATLASTGTPAFYVHPGEAGHGDLGMITEADVVLALSYSGESDEVLMLLPVLKRQGNRLIAMTGRPGSSLALAADVHLDVSVPAEACPLALAPTSSTTASLAMGDALAVALLDARGFTADDFARSHPAGSLGRRLLLHITDVMHSGDELPKVGETASLSEALVEMSRKRLGMTAVVDADQRLVGLFTDGDLRRALDSDLDVRSARIVDVMTRTPRTIGADQLAVEAARVMETQQINGLIVVDGDGRAVGALNIHDLLRARVV from the coding sequence ATGGCTGTATCGCCCCTGCCCCCCTCATCGACCGACCCGGCCGCGCTGGTCGCCAGCGGCCGCCGCGTGTTCGAGATCGAGCGCGACGCCCTTGCCGCGGTAGCCGGGCGGCTCGGCGACGACTTCAGCCGGGCCTGCCAGCTGGTGCTGGAGAGCCGCGGCCGCGTGGTGGCGACCGGCATGGGCAAGTCCGGCCACGTGGCCCGCAAGATCGCGGCCACCCTGGCCTCGACCGGCACCCCGGCCTTCTACGTGCACCCCGGCGAAGCCGGCCACGGCGACCTGGGCATGATCACCGAGGCCGACGTGGTGCTGGCGCTGTCCTATTCGGGCGAATCCGACGAGGTGCTGATGCTGCTGCCGGTGCTCAAGCGCCAGGGCAACCGCCTGATCGCCATGACCGGCCGCCCCGGGTCGTCGCTGGCGCTGGCCGCCGACGTCCACCTGGACGTGAGCGTGCCGGCCGAGGCCTGCCCGCTGGCGCTGGCCCCGACCTCCAGCACCACCGCCTCGCTGGCGATGGGCGACGCCCTGGCCGTGGCCCTGCTCGACGCGCGCGGCTTCACCGCCGACGACTTCGCCCGCTCGCACCCGGCCGGCAGCCTGGGCCGGCGCCTGCTGCTGCACATCACCGACGTCATGCACAGCGGCGATGAACTGCCCAAGGTGGGCGAAACCGCCAGCCTGAGCGAGGCCCTGGTCGAAATGAGCCGCAAGCGACTGGGCATGACCGCCGTGGTCGATGCCGACCAGCGCCTGGTCGGGCTGTTCACCGACGGCGACCTGCGCCGGGCCCTGGACAGCGACCTGGACGTGCGCAGCGCGCGGATCGTCGATGTGATGACGCGGACCCCGCGCACCATCGGCGCCGACCAGCTTGCGGTGGAAGCGGCCCGGGTCATGGAAACCCAGCAGATCAACGGCCTGATCGTGGTCGATGGCGACGGCCGCGCGGTCGGCGCACTCAACATTCATGACCTGTTGCGGGCCCGGGTGGTTTAA
- a CDS encoding DUF3108 domain-containing protein, with product MTILSRPLSWVAAGALAVVSLPALALQPFTAEYQANYMGMQAPGKMTLKQVDGNKWQYSLDVSNQLATLSQNTTFDEANGVLRPLSSQDKSLLLVKKRNVQANYDWSKKQATWTGDIKPDRAGPVALKAGDMDALLINLAIARDFAAGKPLTYRMVDEGRIKPMTYKVAGTENITVGGKTYNATKVSRVDGNKELIAWVAKDMPVPVRLLQREGGKDALDLTIKSFK from the coding sequence ATGACCATCCTCTCCCGCCCCCTGTCCTGGGTTGCTGCCGGTGCGCTGGCGGTTGTCAGCCTGCCCGCGCTGGCGCTGCAGCCGTTCACCGCCGAGTACCAGGCCAACTACATGGGCATGCAGGCGCCCGGCAAGATGACCCTGAAGCAGGTCGACGGCAACAAATGGCAGTACAGCCTGGATGTCAGCAACCAGCTGGCCACGCTGAGCCAGAACACCACCTTCGACGAAGCCAACGGCGTCCTGCGTCCGCTCAGCAGCCAGGACAAATCGCTGCTGCTGGTGAAGAAGCGCAACGTGCAGGCCAACTATGACTGGTCGAAGAAGCAGGCGACCTGGACCGGCGACATCAAGCCGGACCGTGCCGGTCCCGTCGCGCTCAAGGCCGGCGACATGGACGCGCTGCTGATCAACCTGGCCATCGCCCGCGATTTCGCCGCCGGCAAGCCGCTGACCTACCGCATGGTCGACGAGGGCCGGATCAAGCCGATGACCTACAAGGTCGCCGGCACTGAAAACATCACCGTCGGCGGCAAGACCTACAACGCCACCAAGGTGTCGCGCGTGGACGGCAACAAGGAACTGATTGCCTGGGTGGCAAAGGACATGCCCGTGCCGGTGCGCCTGCTGCAGCGCGAAGGTGGCAAGGACGCACTCGACCTGACCATCAAATCGTTCAAGTAG
- a CDS encoding PTS sugar transporter subunit IIA, translating into MPLTDLLAAVRTQVLPAADRDSVLKAAARLLACREANADLLYANLRERESLGSTAIGHGIAIPHGRAPLLERPRGALLRLETPVDFGGDEPVDLVFAIAVPSHYTHQHLMLLSELAELFSEPAIRQALREARDAATLRQVIEFPPPASAA; encoded by the coding sequence ATGCCTTTGACTGATCTACTGGCGGCCGTGCGCACCCAGGTGCTGCCGGCCGCCGATCGCGACAGTGTGCTGAAGGCCGCCGCCCGGCTGCTGGCCTGCCGCGAAGCCAATGCCGACCTGCTGTATGCCAACCTGCGCGAGCGCGAGTCGCTGGGCAGTACCGCCATCGGCCACGGCATCGCCATTCCGCACGGCCGCGCGCCGCTGCTCGAGCGCCCGCGTGGCGCCCTGTTGCGGTTGGAGACCCCGGTCGACTTCGGCGGCGACGAGCCGGTGGACCTGGTATTCGCCATCGCCGTGCCCAGCCACTACACCCATCAACACCTGATGCTGCTGTCCGAGCTGGCCGAGCTGTTTTCCGAGCCGGCCATCCGCCAGGCGCTGCGCGAAGCGCGCGACGCGGCGACCCTGCGCCAGGTCATCGAATTCCCCCCGCCGGCGAGCGCCGCATGA
- a CDS encoding BolA family protein, producing the protein MDAETIRNLIETGLPGARADVQGDDGVHFEATVVCDAFAGKLPLARHRMVYATLGDLMGGAIHALALKTVTAAEAAK; encoded by the coding sequence TTGGACGCCGAGACCATCCGCAATTTGATCGAAACCGGCCTGCCGGGCGCCCGCGCGGACGTGCAGGGCGACGACGGCGTGCATTTCGAGGCCACCGTGGTCTGCGACGCCTTTGCCGGCAAGCTCCCCCTGGCCCGCCACCGCATGGTCTACGCCACCTTGGGCGATCTGATGGGCGGAGCGATCCACGCGCTGGCGCTGAAGACCGTGACCGCGGCCGAAGCGGCGAAGTAA
- the hprK gene encoding HPr(Ser) kinase/phosphatase: MNTSITARELFEQQRDRLGLRWVAGQKGERRELEAGNTVSRRPSLAGYLNAIYPNKVQILGTEELSWLDSLDSRQRWETIERIMQSHPLALVITRNQPCPEDLRAAADESQTPLWISPKRGHELLNHLSYHLARTLAPRVILHGVFMEIYSIGVLITGEAGSGKSELALELLSRGHRLVADDAPEFTQIAPDVLDGTCPELLQDLLEVRGLGVLNVREMFGDTAVKKNKYLRLIVHLTKPMTEPTPHGYDRLTGDSGTRHVLDLDVPLITLPVMPGRNLSVLTEAATRLHILRTKGIDPAAMFIARHSNLLERRTP; encoded by the coding sequence ATGAACACCAGCATCACCGCCCGTGAACTGTTCGAACAGCAACGCGACCGCCTCGGCCTGCGCTGGGTAGCCGGGCAGAAGGGCGAGCGGCGCGAGCTGGAGGCCGGCAACACGGTCTCGCGGCGCCCTTCGCTGGCCGGCTACCTCAACGCGATCTACCCCAACAAGGTGCAGATCCTGGGCACCGAAGAGCTGTCCTGGCTGGATTCGCTGGATTCGCGCCAGCGCTGGGAAACCATCGAGCGGATCATGCAGTCGCACCCGCTGGCGCTGGTGATCACCCGCAACCAGCCCTGCCCGGAAGACCTGCGCGCGGCCGCCGACGAGTCGCAGACCCCGCTGTGGATCTCGCCCAAGCGCGGCCACGAGCTGCTCAACCACCTGTCCTACCACCTGGCCCGCACCCTGGCGCCGCGGGTGATCCTGCACGGCGTGTTCATGGAGATCTACTCGATCGGCGTACTGATCACCGGTGAGGCGGGCTCGGGCAAGAGCGAGCTGGCGCTGGAACTGCTCAGCCGCGGCCACCGGCTGGTGGCCGACGACGCCCCCGAATTCACCCAGATCGCCCCCGACGTGCTCGACGGCACCTGCCCGGAGCTGCTGCAGGACCTGCTCGAAGTGCGCGGCCTGGGCGTGCTCAACGTGCGCGAGATGTTCGGTGACACGGCGGTAAAGAAGAACAAGTACCTTCGGCTCATCGTGCACCTGACCAAGCCCATGACCGAACCCACCCCCCATGGCTACGATCGCCTGACCGGCGATTCCGGCACCCGCCACGTGCTCGACCTGGACGTGCCGCTGATCACCCTGCCGGTGATGCCCGGGCGCAACCTGTCGGTGCTGACCGAAGCGGCCACCCGCCTGCATATCCTGCGCACCAAGGGCATCGACCCGGCCGCGATGTTCATCGCCCGCCACAGCAACCTGCTGGAGCGCCGCACGCCATGA
- the lptB gene encoding LPS export ABC transporter ATP-binding protein produces the protein MLVAKGLRKRYKQREVVKEFGLTLDAGEVVGLLGPNGAGKTTCFYMIVGLVEADAGSIVLDGKDITADPMYTRAKQGVGYLPQEPSVFRKLTVADNLRLVLELREDLDKAGREKELNSLLDELQIGHVADQLGASLSGGERRRCEIARALAAKPRLILLDEPFAGVDPISVGEIQRIVTHLKQRGIGVLITDHNVRETLGICDRAYILNEGSVLAQGAPAAILENADVRRVYLGETFKL, from the coding sequence ATGCTCGTCGCCAAAGGCCTGCGCAAGCGCTACAAGCAGCGCGAAGTGGTCAAGGAATTCGGCCTGACCCTGGATGCCGGTGAAGTGGTCGGCCTGCTCGGTCCCAACGGTGCCGGCAAGACCACCTGCTTCTACATGATCGTCGGGCTGGTCGAGGCCGACGCCGGCAGCATCGTGCTGGACGGCAAGGACATCACCGCTGACCCGATGTACACCCGCGCCAAGCAGGGCGTGGGCTACCTGCCGCAGGAGCCGTCGGTGTTCCGCAAGCTGACCGTGGCCGACAACCTGCGCCTGGTGCTGGAGCTGCGCGAGGACCTGGACAAGGCCGGCCGCGAGAAGGAGCTGAATTCGCTGCTGGACGAACTGCAGATCGGCCACGTGGCCGACCAGCTGGGCGCCAGCCTGTCCGGTGGCGAGCGCCGCCGCTGCGAGATCGCCCGGGCCCTGGCCGCCAAACCGCGCCTGATCCTGCTCGACGAACCGTTCGCCGGCGTCGACCCGATCTCGGTCGGCGAGATCCAGCGCATCGTCACCCACCTCAAGCAGCGCGGCATCGGGGTCCTGATCACCGACCACAACGTGCGCGAGACCTTGGGAATCTGCGACCGCGCGTATATCCTCAACGAAGGCAGCGTACTGGCGCAGGGGGCACCAGCCGCGATCCTCGAGAACGCAGACGTCCGCCGTGTCTACCTTGGAGAGACCTTCAAGCTCTGA
- the murA gene encoding UDP-N-acetylglucosamine 1-carboxyvinyltransferase: MAKIVVTGGKPLHGEVNISGAKNAVLPILCATLLADAPVEITNVPHLHDVVTTVKLLGELGAKVTIDQGTLSRGSAIVVDPRTVNQHVAPYELVKTMRASILVLGPLLARFGEAEVSLPGGCAIGSRPVDQHIKGLQALGAEIVVENGFIKAHAKRLKGAHFTFDMVSVTGTENVLMAAVLAEGTTVLDNAAMEPEVTDLAHCLIALGAKIEGLGTARLVIEGVERLSGGRHEVLPDRIETGTFLVAAAMTGGKVTVNRARPNTMDAVLSKLVEAGATIETTDDSITLDMHGKRPRAVNLTTAPYPAFPTDMQAQFMALNCVADGVGVINETIFENRFMHVNELLRLGADIQVEGHTAIVRGSEQLSGAPVMATDLRASASLILAGLMAEGDTTIDRIYHLDRGYENIEEKLSSLGATIRRVA; encoded by the coding sequence ATGGCCAAGATCGTAGTGACCGGCGGCAAGCCGCTGCACGGTGAAGTGAACATTTCCGGCGCCAAGAACGCCGTCCTCCCCATCCTGTGCGCGACCCTGCTGGCCGATGCGCCGGTGGAGATCACCAACGTGCCGCACCTGCACGACGTGGTCACCACCGTGAAGCTGCTCGGCGAGCTCGGCGCCAAAGTCACCATCGACCAGGGCACGCTGTCGCGCGGCAGCGCGATCGTGGTCGACCCGCGCACGGTCAACCAGCACGTGGCACCGTATGAGCTGGTCAAGACCATGCGCGCCTCGATCCTGGTGCTGGGCCCGCTGCTGGCCCGCTTCGGCGAGGCCGAAGTGTCGCTGCCCGGCGGCTGCGCGATCGGCTCGCGTCCGGTCGACCAGCACATCAAGGGCCTGCAGGCGCTGGGTGCGGAGATCGTGGTCGAGAACGGCTTCATCAAGGCCCACGCCAAGCGCCTGAAGGGCGCGCACTTCACCTTCGACATGGTCAGCGTGACCGGTACCGAGAACGTGCTGATGGCCGCCGTACTGGCCGAAGGCACCACCGTGCTGGACAACGCGGCGATGGAGCCGGAAGTCACTGACCTGGCGCACTGCCTGATCGCGCTGGGCGCGAAGATCGAAGGCCTGGGTACCGCACGGCTGGTGATCGAAGGCGTCGAGCGCCTGTCCGGTGGCCGCCACGAAGTGCTGCCCGACCGCATCGAAACCGGCACCTTCCTGGTCGCCGCGGCGATGACCGGCGGCAAGGTCACGGTCAACCGCGCGCGCCCGAACACCATGGACGCGGTGCTGTCCAAGCTGGTCGAAGCCGGCGCGACGATTGAAACCACCGACGACAGCATCACCCTGGACATGCACGGCAAGCGGCCGCGTGCGGTCAACCTGACCACCGCACCGTACCCGGCGTTCCCGACCGACATGCAGGCGCAGTTCATGGCGCTCAACTGCGTGGCCGACGGCGTGGGCGTGATCAATGAAACGATCTTCGAAAACCGCTTCATGCACGTCAACGAACTGCTGCGCCTCGGCGCGGACATCCAGGTCGAAGGCCACACCGCGATCGTGCGCGGGTCCGAACAGCTGAGCGGTGCGCCGGTGATGGCCACCGACCTGCGCGCGTCGGCGTCGCTGATCCTGGCCGGGCTGATGGCCGAGGGTGATACCACCATCGACCGCATCTACCACCTGGACCGTGGCTACGAGAACATCGAAGAGAAGCTGTCTTCGCTGGGCGCCACCATCCGGCGCGTCGCATGA
- the lptA gene encoding lipopolysaccharide transport periplasmic protein LptA: protein MKIFYAAVFALCLAVPSVAVQAKSSDRNQEMTIESGAQSGSFLGDGIITLSSNVVIQQGTLDIRAAQAQVHMKDGEAVRAVFTGKQATMKQQLDDGSMMNARADNIDYDIKGEIITLTGNYEVVSAQGTNSGQRMVYNTRTGEMNSGGGGEAGRVRTVIPPKNKGAAPAAKPAAPAKTTVPAAGSKK, encoded by the coding sequence ATGAAGATCTTCTACGCCGCCGTATTCGCCTTGTGCCTGGCCGTGCCCAGCGTTGCCGTGCAGGCCAAGAGCAGCGACCGAAACCAGGAAATGACCATCGAGTCCGGCGCGCAGTCCGGCTCGTTCCTGGGCGATGGCATCATCACCCTGTCCAGCAACGTCGTCATCCAGCAGGGCACGCTGGACATCCGCGCCGCCCAGGCCCAGGTCCACATGAAGGATGGCGAGGCGGTGCGTGCCGTGTTCACAGGCAAGCAGGCCACCATGAAGCAGCAGCTGGACGACGGCAGCATGATGAATGCACGCGCCGACAACATCGATTACGACATCAAGGGCGAAATCATCACCCTGACCGGCAACTACGAAGTGGTCAGCGCGCAGGGCACCAACAGCGGCCAGCGCATGGTCTACAACACCCGTACCGGCGAAATGAACAGTGGTGGCGGCGGTGAAGCCGGCCGCGTGCGCACGGTCATTCCGCCCAAGAACAAGGGCGCGGCCCCGGCCGCCAAGCCGGCAGCGCCCGCCAAGACCACCGTCCCCGCCGCCGGGAGCAAGAAGTAA
- a CDS encoding RNA polymerase factor sigma-54, with product MKARLQTSLGQQLVMTPQLRQAIKLLQMSTTELELELAEAVETNPLLDWAENAEPGLEAAPGSDERPAEAAERTDERDARTDGADDWAPGESDWSSGGSGGSFDDDDNGSAAERVAETESLADHLLWQLHLSHLSRRDRSIGAALIDALEEDGYLREPLATIAETLLPAIHADDAEILTVLHQIQRFDPIGVGARSLGECLQLQLDVLDPQTPGLALARRIADGPLERLPRSGVNGIAHELREPVDAVETAVQLLRSLDPRPGTQIGDLAHDSYVVPDCVVWRQNGSWRAALAGHAGPKVVIHRGYEQMIRRCGESDAGYLRAHLQEARWLLKGLEARGETLLRVMRCLLQQQAAFLEFGEQALRPLTLREVAGELGLHESTISRAIARKYVRTPRGTLALRAFFASGIDTDSGGEASSTAIQAMIRRLIDDENPRKPLSDAKLADLLKTSGIPVARRTVAKYREAMNISASHERVRIA from the coding sequence ATGAAAGCACGGCTGCAGACATCGCTGGGGCAACAACTGGTCATGACGCCGCAGCTGCGTCAGGCGATCAAGTTGCTGCAGATGTCGACCACGGAGCTGGAGCTGGAGCTGGCCGAGGCGGTGGAAACCAATCCCCTGCTGGACTGGGCCGAGAACGCCGAGCCGGGCCTGGAGGCCGCACCCGGCAGCGACGAGCGCCCGGCCGAAGCGGCCGAGCGCACCGACGAGCGCGACGCCCGCACCGACGGCGCCGACGACTGGGCGCCCGGCGAAAGCGACTGGAGCAGCGGCGGCAGTGGCGGTTCCTTCGACGATGACGACAACGGCAGCGCCGCCGAGCGCGTGGCCGAGACCGAGAGCCTGGCCGACCACCTGCTGTGGCAGCTGCACCTCTCGCACCTGTCCCGGCGCGACCGCAGCATCGGCGCGGCCCTGATCGACGCACTGGAAGAGGACGGCTACCTGCGCGAGCCCCTGGCCACCATCGCCGAAACCCTGCTCCCGGCCATCCATGCCGACGACGCCGAGATCCTCACCGTCCTGCACCAGATCCAGCGCTTCGACCCGATCGGGGTCGGCGCGCGCAGCCTGGGCGAATGCCTGCAGCTGCAGCTGGACGTGCTGGACCCGCAGACCCCCGGCCTGGCGCTGGCCCGGCGGATCGCCGACGGCCCGCTGGAGCGCCTGCCGCGCAGCGGCGTGAACGGCATTGCCCACGAGCTGCGCGAGCCGGTGGATGCGGTGGAGACCGCCGTGCAGCTGCTGCGCTCGCTGGACCCGCGCCCCGGCACCCAGATCGGCGACCTGGCCCACGACAGCTACGTGGTCCCGGACTGCGTGGTCTGGCGCCAGAACGGCAGCTGGCGGGCGGCCCTGGCCGGCCACGCCGGACCCAAAGTGGTCATCCACCGGGGCTATGAACAGATGATCCGCCGCTGCGGCGAAAGCGACGCCGGCTACCTGCGCGCCCACCTGCAGGAGGCGCGCTGGCTGCTCAAGGGCCTGGAAGCCCGTGGCGAGACCCTGCTGCGGGTGATGCGCTGCCTGCTGCAGCAGCAGGCCGCCTTCCTGGAGTTCGGTGAACAGGCCCTGCGCCCGCTGACCCTGCGCGAGGTGGCCGGCGAGCTGGGCCTGCACGAATCGACCATTTCCCGCGCCATCGCCCGCAAGTACGTGCGGACCCCGCGCGGGACCCTGGCCCTGCGGGCGTTCTTCGCCTCCGGGATCGACACCGATAGCGGCGGCGAGGCCTCCAGCACCGCCATCCAGGCCATGATCCGACGCCTGATCGACGACGAAAACCCGCGCAAGCCGCTTTCTGACGCCAAGCTGGCTGACCTGCTCAAGACCTCCGGAATACCGGTGGCGCGGCGCACCGTGGCGAAGTATCGTGAAGCCATGAACATTTCCGCCTCGCACGAACGAGTCCGCATCGCCTGA
- a CDS encoding KdsC family phosphatase has translation MPYSPLPGFPSHLHAAAGRIRLACFDVDGTLTDGRLYYDRDGNESKAYYVQDGLGLKLLQQHGIHPVLITARNSLSALKRGADLGIDTQIAVGDKLASVRVLCEQHGIGLDQVAFMGDDLPDLAPLCAVGLAVAPANAHPWIAERVHWQTRADGGRGAARELCDVLLAAQGHVDAVLARFGA, from the coding sequence ATGCCCTATTCCCCGCTGCCCGGTTTCCCGTCCCACCTGCATGCCGCCGCCGGCCGTATCCGGCTGGCCTGTTTCGACGTGGACGGCACGCTCACCGATGGTCGGCTCTACTACGACCGTGACGGCAACGAGAGCAAGGCGTATTACGTGCAGGACGGACTGGGCCTGAAACTGCTGCAGCAGCACGGCATCCACCCCGTGCTGATCACCGCGCGCAACAGCCTGTCGGCGCTCAAGCGCGGCGCCGACCTGGGCATCGACACCCAGATCGCGGTCGGCGACAAGCTGGCCAGCGTGCGGGTGCTGTGCGAACAGCACGGGATCGGCCTGGACCAGGTCGCCTTCATGGGCGACGACCTGCCCGACCTGGCCCCGCTGTGCGCGGTCGGGCTGGCGGTGGCCCCGGCCAACGCCCACCCCTGGATCGCCGAACGCGTGCACTGGCAGACCCGTGCCGATGGCGGCCGCGGTGCCGCGCGCGAGCTGTGCGACGTGCTGCTGGCCGCGCAGGGCCACGTGGATGCGGTGCTGGCGAGGTTCGGCGCATGA